TCCATGTCCATCCGGGGGATCGAGCGAAGCAGGCCAATCGTGTAAGGGTGTCGCGGGTTCCCGAACAACTCGTCCGTCGTCGCATGCTCGACGATGTACCCGGCATACATGACATTGATGCGATCGCAGAGACCCGCGACGACGCCCAGGTCGTGGGTGATCATGATGAGAGCCATGCCGACTTCTTTGCGCAATTTTGTGAGGATGTCGAGAATTTGCGCCTGGATCGTCACGTCGAGCGCTGTCGTCGGCTCGTCTGCGACGAGGAGCTTTGGCTCGCAAGCGAGCGCCATGGCGATCATCACCCGCTGACGCATGCCGCCGCTGAATTGATGGGGATACTCTCGGAGACGCGACCGCGCGCCGGGGACCTCGACCAGTTCCAGCAGCTCAACGGCCCGGCGGTCCGCCGCGCTTTGGTCCATTCCCTTGTGGAGCTTGAGAGGCTCCGTCATCTGAGTTCGAATCGAGAGGACCGGGTTGAGCGATGTCATGGGGTCCTGAAAGATCATCGCGATCTCATTGCCGCGGATCTTTCGGATCTGATCGTCGTTGAGCTTCCGGAGGTCTTGGCCCTCGAAAATCACCTCACCGTGGACGACTCGACCCGGTCGAGGCACGAGGTTCAGCAGTGATAGCGCGCTGATGCTTTTTCCGCACCCGCTCTCTCCGACCAGGCCCACGGCTTCGCCAGGCATTACGGTGTACGAGATTCCATTGACCGCGTGGACGACACCATCACTTGTCGGAAACTCGGTTCGGAGATCTCGAACGTCTAGGAGCGGCTCCACGATCCTCACCTGCCTGCTTTGTTTCGTCGCCTCAGCGGCAGCGCGCTCAGATTATACGGCCCGCTGTCGGCCGAGCCCTGGAACGGCGACCGAGGCGCCGATACAGAATAGCGCGGATGGTACGCAAGGACGCACTCTTCCGTCAAGTCCGTACGGTACGGGGTGCTCCAGCGCACATGTCGGAGACGATAGGCGCTCTATTCGCGCGTCCCCGCGACGGCGCCGAGCCGCTCGCTCAGCGCCCGGCGCCAGCGGCCCAACACGATCGCCGTGATCAGCTGTCGGCGAGTCTGCATCCCGATCCGCGCGAGCCGCCGCGACGCCGACTCGTCGTGTGCCTTGGCCCCGTACACCCCGGCGACGTATGCGTCGGTGATGGCGGTGATTCGGTCCGCGGCGGTCGGCAAGACCCGTTCGAGATCCCGCCCGAACTCGAACGGCGTCTGGGACGGTCGCGGGCCCAGCCTGCACCAGGAGGCTAACCGCACGAGCTGTGCATAGGGGCGCGCGATGGCCGGAAGCCGCCGAATGCCGCGCCTCCAAAGAATGCCAATGGCGCCAATCCCCCCGACGATCGAAAGGAGGAGAACCCCCAGCAGGATCCGGACCAGAATCAGGCCGGTGCCTGCTTGGGGAGGGGGCAGCGGCACGAACGAACCAGCGTCCAGTTCATCCTCGTCGTCATAGTAGTCATCCAGCTCAGGGTTCGCCTGGGTGATGCTGACCAGATCGTCGGTCCCAATCGACGCGGTTTGGTTTTCTGGCCGCACCGGCGCGGGGCGGTTCGCCGACGGCTCAAAGGCAATCCATCCGTAGCCAGGAAAATACACCTCAGTCCAGCTGTGCGCATGGTGCTCGGTAGCGATGTAAGACTGAGTCGCCCCGTCCCAGTCCCCGGTCACATAGCCGCTCGCGACCCGCGCGGGAATCCCAACCGTTCGCAGCATCACCATCATGGCCGTCGCAAAGTAGTCGCAGTACCCCTCCTTCGAGTCGAAAAGCAGGAAGCTCACCCAATCGCGATTCGGCGGTGGCACGGGCACGCGCGTGCTGTAGGTTAGCCCACGCAGGTACTGCTGGACGTTCAGCGCGGCATCGTACGAATTGCTCGCCTCGCCGACCACCCGGCGGCCCTCCCGCCGGACGCGATCGGGCAACGAAGCGGGAAGCTGGAGGTACTGGTGCATCCATGACGGATACGCGGTGCCCACCTGCCTCAGCTCCGATGCCGAAGCGGTCGATACGGACGACAATACGCTGTAGCGTTGTTGCTCATGAATCGGCGCAAGTGGCCGGAGCGACCCATAATCGTGCCGGTCCTCTCGATAGTCGTACACCGTGGGCACGCTGATCGTCACCGGCGCGTCCGGCGCGTAGATGACTGACGTCGACGGGGCCAGGACCGTCACTGTGTACTCGGCGAACTTGCGCGACGCGTCGGTCTCCATGCTTCCTTCCAGCGGCTCCCGTCGGTCCAGCCGCTGCGACATCGTGGGGGAGCTGATCACGGCGCGTCCGGTGTACTGGTCGTAGGTCACCGCGCGCCAGTACCCAGGTTCGCGTCCGGAGATGCGCAGCACGGGCGCGTCTCCCAGCTCGAAGGACCCTCGCGGCGCCATC
This is a stretch of genomic DNA from Chloroflexota bacterium. It encodes these proteins:
- a CDS encoding transglutaminase domain-containing protein; its protein translation is MVIDAVGLNAQIARVQRIWFALALGGVLVVCPAASVQAAGWSDHLSPVPVMALGGLAVAVLLPVFRIRSVVSHPIAVLIGLAFVSLVYSSFLPTHGVAERMEEFLGRVAAWLGAAFSGAPSTDNLLFAYAMSLIGWSVGYIGGTGVMRAMNPWWAIVPSGAALLLNLSYAPPHLLPYVFVHLLASFGLLGHITSLMREERWRAQEVTETLNRGTSFALTGVGVGLIIIFAAWRIPVGEVQRGVASAWENVAGPWQTAQTNFDRLFAALNPSTVPGKGLTVAQTMAPRGSFELGDAPVLRISGREPGYWRAVTYDQYTGRAVISSPTMSQRLDRREPLEGSMETDASRKFAEYTVTVLAPSTSVIYAPDAPVTISVPTVYDYREDRHDYGSLRPLAPIHEQQRYSVLSSVSTASASELRQVGTAYPSWMHQYLQLPASLPDRVRREGRRVVGEASNSYDAALNVQQYLRGLTYSTRVPVPPPNRDWVSFLLFDSKEGYCDYFATAMMVMLRTVGIPARVASGYVTGDWDGATQSYIATEHHAHSWTEVYFPGYGWIAFEPSANRPAPVRPENQTASIGTDDLVSITQANPELDDYYDDEDELDAGSFVPLPPPQAGTGLILVRILLGVLLLSIVGGIGAIGILWRRGIRRLPAIARPYAQLVRLASWCRLGPRPSQTPFEFGRDLERVLPTAADRITAITDAYVAGVYGAKAHDESASRRLARIGMQTRRQLITAIVLGRWRRALSERLGAVAGTRE
- a CDS encoding ABC transporter ATP-binding protein — encoded protein: MEPLLDVRDLRTEFPTSDGVVHAVNGISYTVMPGEAVGLVGESGCGKSISALSLLNLVPRPGRVVHGEVIFEGQDLRKLNDDQIRKIRGNEIAMIFQDPMTSLNPVLSIRTQMTEPLKLHKGMDQSAADRRAVELLELVEVPGARSRLREYPHQFSGGMRQRVMIAMALACEPKLLVADEPTTALDVTIQAQILDILTKLRKEVGMALIMITHDLGVVAGLCDRINVMYAGYIVEHATTDELFGNPRHPYTIGLLRSIPRMDMERKSKLVPIEGFPPDLITIGRTCPFQARCVYAVDRCGEQNPALESVGSEHNVACWVDIYAGRK